TTTAAAAGACGTTTTGGCTTGTTAGGGAAAAACATTAGTTACTCTTTTTCAAAAGGTTATTTTACCGAAAAATTCAACGACGAACATTTTAAAGGATGTAGTTATGAAAATTTTGATATTCCTGAGATCAATCAGTTTACGACGTTAACAAAAAGTAATCCTGATTTGAAAGGATTAAACGTAACAATTCCTTACAAACAACAAGTACTACCCTTTTTAGATAAATTATCAAAAAAAGCTACATTAATCGGTGCTGTAAATACTATCAAGTTTACCAAAAAAGGAAAACTAAAAGGATACAACACCGATTATTATGGTTTCAAAAAATCATTAAAACCTTTATTAAAGTCACACCACAAAAAAGCATTAATTTTAGGCACAGGTGGCGCATCAAAAGCTGTTGCTTTTGCTTTAAATGAATTAGATATACCGTACACATTTGTTTCTCGCGAAGCCAAGGAAAATTGCATTGACTATAATCAAATTAATGCTACGACTTTTGATAATTATCAAATTATAATCAACAGCACTCCAGTCGGTACAAGTCCGAACATAGAAGCTTGCCCAGCAATTCCATATGAGTATTTCACAAAAAAACATATTGCATACGATTTAATATACAATCCCGAAGAAACTACATTTCTTAGAAAAGCAAAAGAAAATGGAGCCACGATAAAAAATGGATACGATATGCTTATTTTTCAAGCCGAAAAAGCTTGGAAGATCTGGAATAAATAAAAAAAAACAAAAAAATATTTAAAGACTACAATTACTCCAATTGTAGTCTTTTTTATTTATAGTTAATAGTTCTAAGTTTTTAAAGAGAGAATAATAGTTTAGTGAAACACAACTTAATTCTCCTTGAGCTACGTCATTTCAATTCATCGAACACCTATTATAGCTAATAAAAGAATTGAATAAAATTATTTACTATACTATACTATAAAGCAAAAAAACAAATTGTTTAATCCAAATCTTAAAACGCAAGAAAGAAAAACAAAAAAAAATAGATCTAAACATCATCAGGCAATTGTAAAACGCTTTTCAATTAAAAAAACTACATTAAAACCAAGTTTATTCAAATAAGCCAACATATTTTTAATATTCTATATAATCTTTAATTGCTTTTAAAACCTCATAAACAATCATTTAACAAGAATAGTAAACTTAAACACACTATAAATAAAGGATTTATTTTGTAGTTCGGAACACCTTTAGTATCTTTCGGTCTAGATTTAAAGTAAAAACCTTAAACATTGACAAAATGTTAGAAGAAAAGAACGATAACCTGCAACAGGCAGATGGAAAATTAGAAATTGAATCTGCAAATTCTACTGAAAACAATCAAACTGTTTCAGTTGAAATTAATGAAACAGAAACTGCTATATCTGAAAACACAATAGCTTCTTCTGAAGAAGAATTATCAGATAAAGAAAATGTAGTTGAAACTCAAAATCAGACAGCACTAGATGCAATTACCAATTCTAATGCCGAAGAGAGTGAAGATGAAACGCTAAAAGAGCGTCATGACCTTCCGATGCATGATTATAATACTTTTTCGCTAGACGAACTAGTAGCGGAACTAAAAAAATTAGTTTCGTCAGATAAAGTTATGTCTGTAAAAGAGCATATTGAAGAAATCAAAAAATCGTTTTTACTACAGTACAATCATCTTATCGAAGAAAAAAGAGAAGAATTCAATGCTGAGAATCAAGATCCAAACGAGGAATTTCAATACCATTCTCCATTAAAAACAAAATTTGATGAATATTATAACATATTCAGAGATCATAAAAATGCACACTTTAAAAGCCTACAAACTAATCTAAAAACGAATTTAGAAAACAGATTAGCAATTGTTGAGGAATTAAAAGAGCTTATTAACCCACAAGAAAACATCAAAGACACTCTTAAGCATTTTAATGAATTGAGAGAAAGATGGAAAAATGCAGGTTCTATTCCAAAAGACAAATACAATCACGTTTGGAATAACTACCATTTTCATGTAGAGAATTTTTATGATTATTTACATTTGGATCGCGAAGCAAGAGATTTAGATTTTAAACACAATCTAGAGCAAAAACAAAAAATTGTTGCTCGTGTAGAAGAATTAGTAAACGAAGCTGATGTAAGCAAAGCATTTAGAGAATTACAAGATTTACATAGAATCTGGAAAGAAGATATCGGGCCTGTTTCTAAAGAACACCGTGATGAAATATGGAATAAATTTAGTGAGTTAACTAAAAAAATTCATGACAAGCGCGAAGTTTTATTCGAAAGTATTAGAGGTTCTGAACTTCAAAACCTAGAAGTTAAGAAAAATATCATTTCACAAATTGAAGCTCTTGCCACCGAAAAAGTAAACACACATTCTTTATGGTTGCAACAAATAGAAAAAGTAGAAGCTTTACGTTCTGCATTTTTTGCAGCAGGAAAAGTTCCTTCAGATGTAAATGAAGCTACTTGGGGTGCATTTAAAACTGCCGTTAGAAACTTTAATACTTTTAAAAACTCGTTTTACAAAGACATTAAAAAAGATCAAAACGACAATTTAAACAAAAAAATGGCTCTTGTTGCCAAAGCCAAAGAGTTACAAGAAAGCACCGATTACGAATCGACTACTCCTGTAATGAAAAAAATACAGGAAGAGTGGAAACAAATTGGTCATGTTCCTAGAAAATATTCAGATAAAATCTGGAAAGACTTCAAAGATGCTTGTAATAGCTATTTCGATAAATTAAAAGAGCATAAAAACGAAGAGAATGGAGACGAGGTTGCTGCATTTGATAACAAAAAGGCATACTTAGAAACCATCCGTGAATTTCAGCTTACTGGTGACCACAAAACCGATCTTGACGCTATAAAATTACACATCGAGACATGGAAAGGTTTCGGAAAAGTACCATTCCCTAGACGTCACATTGAAGGTAAATTCAATAAAATTCTAGATGCGCTTTTTGAAAAATTAAGCTTAAGCAAAAAAGAAACTGAAATGATTCGTTTTTCAAACAGAATTGATACTTTATCAGAAAGTAACGATACTAGAAAATTAGACAACGAGAAAATTTTCTTAATGCGCAAAATTGAAGAAGTTCAAAATGAAATTTTCCAATTAGAGAATAACATTCAGTTCTTTACCAATACAAAAAATGCTAAGAAAGAAAACTCAATAGTTCTTGAAGTTCGCAAAAACATTGCGCTACACAAAGAAAGTCTTGATGTTTGGAAAGAAAAATTACACCAATTAAGGAATTTAGACGCAAACAACTAAACTCTACACCATTTCAAATAGAAAGAGCGATAATTCATTTTATCGCTCTTTTTCGTTTTATATTGTCACAAAATAACTCCAGTAGTTCATCACGATTACATATTAACTCGAGATACTTACCTCCCACTACATTAAAACCAATCTACTTGATTTGTAACATGATCATTTCAATAATTATTCTAATTTATAAATGCTTTTAAAAGCGGGCAATTATATTGTTTAAATGTATTTGTTGTACTGTAAACACTATAAAAATCCGTTATTTCTTTTCCTGTCTTAAAAGCAGCACGTTCTTCAGCCGAAATAGCAAAATCTCTATAATAATCATAATAATTACATTCAAAAATCATCAAACTTGCCAATGCTTTGTCTTCTCTATTTTTTGACATCTTCAATGCCTTTTCATAATACATTTTAGCCAGCGTACATCTATAATAATTTGAATTTTGATACATCATCTCAGCATCATAATTATTCTCTCCATAAACATAATCTGAATACGTTTGTCTATTGCCATAAGATGACCAATCGTAAGCGAGCATCATCCAAGAATTCCCCCAATAAGAGACATTAAAATAAGCATGTCCTAATAGTAAGTTGCTTTTAGCTGTGTTTTCTTTTTTTAATTCAATCAATCTAGCTATAAATTCAGCTTTATTAAAACGATAATTAAATTTTCTCTCCCTCTGTTTTTGTAACACTTTTGGAACAAACGGGTCCTCATTTAGATAATACTTATATTCATAGTTATTCTGCCAAAAATTAGCTGGCATACTAGCATATATTTGATAGGCTACTGCTAAATTATTTTTCCTAAAAGCAATAGTTCCCTTTACATCTTTATAATAATTTACATCTGGTGCAATTGTTCCAGCACAAATATATTTTTCAAACGGTGTTTTATCCTCTTTTTGATATAATGCAATCAAATTGTCCATATCTTCCAGAGTTGCATATCTTTCAAAATAACCTGTATACTGATAAAAAGATGGAGTATAATAATACCAAGAATCTGGAGCTTCTTTCTTAAGGTTAGATTTTAAAAATAATAAACCTGCAGTTGCCTTATCTCCTTGCTTAGAAAACTCATTACTTGCAATTTTATATAGACTATATAAATTCTTAAGCAAACTATTGTCTTTTTCGACCAAGTTTTCTATCGCATTAAAATGATTAAAAAGATTATTTTGGGTGTTTTTATCCTGTAAATTATCTTGTTTTAAAGCAACAAGAGCCAATTGGA
The nucleotide sequence above comes from Flavobacterium branchiarum. Encoded proteins:
- a CDS encoding shikimate dehydrogenase family protein, which codes for MIHNFKRRFGLLGKNISYSFSKGYFTEKFNDEHFKGCSYENFDIPEINQFTTLTKSNPDLKGLNVTIPYKQQVLPFLDKLSKKATLIGAVNTIKFTKKGKLKGYNTDYYGFKKSLKPLLKSHHKKALILGTGGASKAVAFALNELDIPYTFVSREAKENCIDYNQINATTFDNYQIIINSTPVGTSPNIEACPAIPYEYFTKKHIAYDLIYNPEETTFLRKAKENGATIKNGYDMLIFQAEKAWKIWNK
- a CDS encoding DUF349 domain-containing protein, which gives rise to MLEEKNDNLQQADGKLEIESANSTENNQTVSVEINETETAISENTIASSEEELSDKENVVETQNQTALDAITNSNAEESEDETLKERHDLPMHDYNTFSLDELVAELKKLVSSDKVMSVKEHIEEIKKSFLLQYNHLIEEKREEFNAENQDPNEEFQYHSPLKTKFDEYYNIFRDHKNAHFKSLQTNLKTNLENRLAIVEELKELINPQENIKDTLKHFNELRERWKNAGSIPKDKYNHVWNNYHFHVENFYDYLHLDREARDLDFKHNLEQKQKIVARVEELVNEADVSKAFRELQDLHRIWKEDIGPVSKEHRDEIWNKFSELTKKIHDKREVLFESIRGSELQNLEVKKNIISQIEALATEKVNTHSLWLQQIEKVEALRSAFFAAGKVPSDVNEATWGAFKTAVRNFNTFKNSFYKDIKKDQNDNLNKKMALVAKAKELQESTDYESTTPVMKKIQEEWKQIGHVPRKYSDKIWKDFKDACNSYFDKLKEHKNEENGDEVAAFDNKKAYLETIREFQLTGDHKTDLDAIKLHIETWKGFGKVPFPRRHIEGKFNKILDALFEKLSLSKKETEMIRFSNRIDTLSESNDTRKLDNEKIFLMRKIEEVQNEIFQLENNIQFFTNTKNAKKENSIVLEVRKNIALHKESLDVWKEKLHQLRNLDANN